One Onthophagus taurus isolate NC chromosome 11, IU_Otau_3.0, whole genome shotgun sequence genomic window carries:
- the LOC139432006 gene encoding jerky protein homolog-like gives MVRNYVRKSTIGSGYSQETLTIAVDLIKSGSLSTYRASKIYKIPKNTLADHVKGRRVTSLADCICCLEKWGFGLTRKEIIKIVADYVRVNNIKTQFKNGIPGEDWFLNFKRRHNLSLTTPQSVEFARKKNVDPFLIYDYFDLLEKTVKELGLDDKPSQIWNLKESSFCCDPSKTKIVGQKGYPSTRTTSGPGKQNTTVLMCCSAIGDKAPPLIIFKGKNVWDQWVAPPDTEFPNTTYAATSNGWMESAVFKNYFQKSFIKHLSDDRPVLVIYNGHATHLSVDVFKTAIENQITILKLPPHTSHLLQPLDLSVFKSLKTRWDAKLVEWQRKNVGVKIPKCIFSKLIGEIWTDTKPEIIINGFVKAGISPINRNVVPVELFDPTAIQRWKSRQAQKIADVSLPSTSSVSDIDH, from the exons ATGGTTCGCAATTATGTGCGTAAAAGTACTATAGGATCAGGATATTCTCAAGAAACACTCACAATAGCAGTTGACCTTATTAAAAGTGGTTCGTTGAGCACTTATAGAGCTAGCAAGATATACAAAATACCTAAAAATACTCTTGCGGATCATGTCAAAGGACGAAGAG TGACATCACTGGCTGATTGTATTTGTTGTTTGGAAAAATGGGGTTTCGGCCTTActagaaaagaaataataaaaatcgttgCCGATTACGTCAGggtaaacaatattaaaactcaatttaaaaatggaaTCCCTGGCGAAGATTggtttttaaactttaagcGTAGGCATAATCTTTCCCTAACAACTCCCCAAAGTGTCGAATTCGCCAGAAAGAAAAATGTCGACCCGTTTTTAATATATGACTATTTTGATTTGCTTGAAAAGACAGTAAAGGAACTCGGATTGGACGATAAGCCATCTCAAATTTGGAATTTAAAGGAAAGTAGTTTCTGTTGTGATCCttccaaaacaaaaattgttggtcAAAAAGGATATCCATCAACTCGTACAACAAGTGGCCCTGGAAAACAGAATACTACTGTTTTAATGTGCTGTAGTGCAATTGGTGACAAGGCACCGcctcttataatttttaagggcAAAAATGTATGGGATCAATGGGTAGCACCACCTGACACTGAATTCCCTAATACCACATATGCGGCAACCTCTAACGGGTGGATGGAGAGTGCAGTTTTCAAGaactattttcaaaaaagtttcattaaacatttatccGACGATCGACCAGTTTTAGTAATTTACAACGGCCACGCTACTCATTTAAGTGTGGACGTCTTTAAAACTGCTATAGAAAatcaaataacaattttaaagctTCCACCGCACACCAGTCATTTGCTCCAACCTCTGGACTTAAGCGTGTTTAAGTCTCTTAAAACTCGTTGGGATGCTAAATTGGTCGAATGGCAGCGAAAAAATGTAGGAGTGAAGATTCCAAAGTGTATATTCTCAAAGTTAATTGGCGAGATATGGACCGACACAAagccagaaataataataaatggttTTGTTAAAGCTGGAATTTCTCCAATTAACCGAAATGTCGTACCTGTAGAATTATTCGATCCAACTGCTATTCAAAGATGGAAATCTCGTCAAGCTCAAAAAATTGCTGACGTAAGTTTACCCTCAACATCTAGTGTGTCCGATATTGATCATTAA